The Melanotaenia boesemani isolate fMelBoe1 chromosome 17, fMelBoe1.pri, whole genome shotgun sequence genome segment GAGTGTATTTGGGGAATATTTTGCTCAGCTCTtatagaaataataaatgtttgacGTAAGAGAGGGGGATGGATGCTGCTGATCCAATTTACCTGAGTCACCTTCACCTCCGTCCACAGCAACAATCTCTACAACTGAGAAATGAAATATGTAATAGAGTTACCGAGATGGCTCAGAAACGCTTCATgtccatttgtgtgtttttagtaCCTGTGCACAATTCAGACACTCGGGTCCAGCTACAGTTCAGACCAGTGTCTGCAAGATCACCCtgatcagacacacacacacctgtatcATTACctgagaaaaaagaagatgcaTTTTAGTGTTtaattctgtgtgtgttcctggcATGTTAAATAATTCAGTCTTCTTGTACAAATGAGGGGAGCTAAAGTTACAGCAGCTGTGATGATTGAATTACTATCAGAGGTCAGGGGTGTGTGTTattgtgtctgtgcatgtgtctgcatctgtgtgtttttaaccaTTTGGGCAAAgcctccagacgcagcctgtcaGGTTAAGCATGGAGTCTCCAACACACAGGTCACATGACTCAGCTTGAGAACAGTCTGTGGGAGGAATAAAATTGGCAGTCAATCATCAATGTCATTCAAACCAAACTGACTGGCTGATgcataattaaatattttaactgcttCATAATGGCAGGAATCCAAGTTTTAAAAAGGTCAAACTTCATCATACTGaagaaacaataataaattcccAATCATATTTTCACTTCAGTTTGTcagaaacaataataaacaaacaacccGCACATAGACGATTTAGGAGAGACAATTAAAGCAGATCATGTCAAGTTACACAAAAAACAATGGTCtgaaagtaagaaaataaatttggtGTGTATAGATCAATACCTGACTGTGAGTATGCAGAGGGAACTGCTGCTagaagcagcagagaggagcagaggaccTTCAGTACCAAATGTTGCATTCTGACAGCCACGGAGCACCAACACCTGCAAAAGTCTCTGGAATCTTCAATGCTCGGAGTAGTATAAGTATCgcaaaaaaggtttaaaacaaaaatttctTCAGTTAGTCCTCAAAAGGGagtccaaaaacatgacaatagaGATATGTTTTCCAGcaaggacagagagagaaagcaaCACAGACAGGAGATCTGTGTAACATGAGCAAGACCAAACTTGGTTCCCTGGCAACCAAGTGACCCACCACAACCCTTCTGAAATACACACCAGTTCTAACAGACTGACACCTGTTTACCTCAGTAGGTaatgcatgaacacacacacctacacataaaaacatgctcATACACTTCTATACATATAGAAACaatagtaataaaaacaagttgGAATAATTTGCCCTTTGCCACAATTAAGGACATGGTcagtgaaataaattatttaaatgactgCTGTTAATAACATGAACAATTTCTTACATTGTACTCTGCTGGGTGTATAATCTTAACTGTGGGTGCACactttgttatattttctaCAATCCATCATCTGAATAATCCATCCTTCAATATCTGTAGACCTTCTCATGACCGTTAATTATCTAATGATGCATTTCATCAACTGCTGACAGAAAGAGATGCCAACAAATGTcattcttggtgttttctgACTAGGTTTCATCTACCAAAGATCCCACATACAAACTTCCCTGTCTTAagtcatcaatcaatcaataaataaaagtacattagaataaaaaaaaacactgttcaCCCCTCTATTtccaaaaaaaaagctcatCAGTGTCTGGACTTCTTACGAAGGTTCAAAAGGGCTCATCTAAACCCATCTGTCCTCACCACTTTCCACAGAGCCACTAGAGAGCGTGCTCATAAGCAGCATCTCTCTGTGACATGAGAGTAGCAATGTCTCAAACAGAAAGGTACTGGGGAGAGTGGTGAGGGCAGCTGGGAAGATCACTGGAGTCTCATTGACACCGGTGAGGGACCTGGCACAATAATGCTACCCGTCAAGTGTGAGTGAGGGACATCACTCCTCCTGG includes the following:
- the cd164l2 gene encoding CD164 sialomucin-like 2 protein, which produces MQHLVLKVLCSSLLLLAAVPSAYSQSDCSQAESCDLCVGDSMLNLTGCVWRLCPNGNDTGVCVSDQGDLADTGLNCSWTRVSELCTVVEIVAVDGGEGDSGDGTSPPPEFSQAKFDMSSFVGGIILVLCLQAGGLIAMRFLKSKEQSSYDPIEQPQ